In the Candidatus Dechloromonas phosphoritropha genome, TTCGCGCAGCACGACCAGCCATTCATCGTCGCCGGTCTGGTCGTGAAAGGACGCGAGCAGGCGGCGGCTGCCTTCGGCCTGCAGCAGACTCCCCGGCTCGCGGGCCTCGCACCGCGCGCGGTGGGCCGCGGCAATCCAGTTCAGCAGTTCTTCAGGGGCGACGGTTTCCGGGTTGCCGAAATAGGTGTTGAGCAGGCCTCGGGCCAGCGGCGTCTGCCAGACGATGCGGCTGTCGGCGGAACGCACGGCGACGGTGGCCTGGCCGAAGGCGTCGAGCGCCGTGCGCGCCTGCTTCATCTGCCGGGCATTCTGCATGTGCGCGGCAATGCGGGCCAGCACTTCGGCCGGGCGGATCGGCTTGGTCACATAGTCGGCGCCGCCGGCGGCGAAGGCGGCGACGACGTGTTCGGTTTCGGTCAGCCCGGTCATGAAGACAATGGGGATGTGCTGGGTAGCGAAATCGGCCTTCAGGCGGCGGGCCACTTCGAAACCGTCCATACCCGGCATCAACGCGTCAAGCAGGATGACGTCGGGCCGGCTCTGGCGGGCGCGTAGCAGTGCCGATTCACCGTTGGTGGCGACCAGGACGGTGTGGCCTGCGTCGTCGAGGGCATCATGAAGCAGGGAAAGGTTTTCCGGAATGTCGTCGACGATCAGGACAATGTCGGAAATTCCCGTGCCTCGCATATTGTTGTGGTCAACCGGCGGATTCATGCATTTTTCTCAGAAGTTCCGACATCGCATCAAACTGGAATTGTCGCGCCAAATCGCGCAGGACTCGGACAAATTCGCCATGCTGCGGGTCGAGCCGTTCGATTTCCGCCAGCTTGTTCAGGATGCCGCGCAGGTAGCCGAGGCCGATCAACTCGTTGAGCGCAGCCAGATGCGCTCTGTCCGGCGCAACGAGTGGCGGTGCTGGCGCAGAAGTCGGGGCTGGCTCGGGTGTGACGGCGATCACCCATTCGAGGTTCAGCTTGTGACCTACCCAGGTCAGCAATTCGTGCACCTGCAAAGGCTTGACGATGAAGTCTTCGGCCGCGACCCCGGCATCGTTTTCCAGCCCCTTGTCGAAAGCATTGGCCGACAGGATGGCGATATGGGCGTCGGTCAGTTGCCCACGGCGGATGCGCCGGATGGTTTCCCAGCCGTCGATGCCGGGCATGCCGAGGTCCATGAAGATCAAGTGTGGCGCGAAATGCGGAATGGCCTCCAGGCATTCCTCGCCGCTGGCCACCTGTTCGACAATGAAGCCGAGCGGATCGAGGACGCTTTGCAGCATGTCGCGATCCACTTTCTGGTTATCGACGACCAGAATGCGTTGGCGGACGCCCACGTAGCCGACCCGATTGAGGCGCGGCAGTTCGCTTGCCGCCTGCGCCGAGTGCACTTGCGGCAGGAACAGCCGGATGCGAAAGCGCGTGCCTTCGCCGGGGGTGCTGGAGACCTGCATTTCGCCGCCCATCAGGTTGGTCAGCATGCGGGCGATGGTCAGCCCGACGCCACTGCCGCTGGCCTGGGCGTTGCTGCCGCGTTCGAACGGCTCGAAGATGCGCTCCAAGTCGGCATCCGGGATGCCGGGGCCACTGTCGCTGATATCGAATACCGCCATCTCGCGCCGGTATTCGATCTTGAACATAACGCGGCCGCGCACCGTGAACTTGACCGCGTTGCCGAGCACGTTGATTAGGATCTGGCGCAAGCGCCGCTCGTCGGCGCGCACCATGGCTGGCAGTTCGCCGCTCGTCTGGTAGAAAAATGACAGACCCTTGTTGCGCGCCTGCAATTCGAACATGCCGACGATCTGTTGCATGAAACCGGGAAAATCGAGCGCCTTGACTTCCAGCGTCAGCTTGCCACCCTCGATGCGGGCGATGTCCAGCGTGCCCTCGATGACCGACAACAGGTGGTCGCCAGATTTGCGAATGACGCTGACGGCCTGCTTGCGGTGGGGCGGAACGCTCTCGTCGGCGTCGAGAATCTGCGCGTAGCCGAGGATGCTGTTCAACGGAGTCCGCAATTCGTGGCTGATCGCCGTGATGTAGCGGCTTTTGGCCTGGTTGGCCAGATCGGCCGCACGCTTGGCTTTCTGCAGCGCTTCGTCGGTACGTTGGTGCGATTCGATTTCCTGAATCAATAATTGCGTTTGGCGGTTTGACTCTTCCTGCGCGACTTCGCGGCTTTTCTGGGTCAGCACCATCCACCACGCCCCGACGCCGGATAGCAGCAGCAAGGCGGCAAACGCCTTGATGAAACTGTCCTGCAGCGCACTGATGAGCACCACCTGGTGCGTTTCGAGGGCGAGCAGCTCGTGGGTGTAAAGCACCCCGAGAACGAGGGCCAGCACCGGGACGATGCCGGCCATCAACAACAGATAGTGCCCGAGGCCGCTGTCGAGATAAGGGCGGGCAGCAGTCGGCAACAAGCGATGCAACACCCCGTTCCATTGCGCCGTCAGATTGGCGTCGGGCTTGCACAGGTCGTGGCAACGGGCGTCGAGCGTGCAGCACAGCGAACAGATCGAACCTTGATAGGCGGGACAAAAGGCCATGTCTTCGCCTTCGTAGTCACGCTCGCAAATCGAGCATTTTCCGGCGTTGACCGCAACATTCCCGGGCGCAGTCATCGCCTGCGGCCAGACCAGATAGTAGCGCCCCCCTGTGGCCCAGGCGATCAGCGGCGAGATGATAAAGGCGCTGCCCAACGCGACAAAGGAGGCGAAGGGCTGAACCTGTGGCCCGAGCAGTCCGACGAAGGCGGCAATCGATAGCAGCGAGGCAATCGTCATCGCGCCGACGCCGACCGGGTTGATGTCGTACAGGTTG is a window encoding:
- a CDS encoding response regulator transcription factor, encoding MRGTGISDIVLIVDDIPENLSLLHDALDDAGHTVLVATNGESALLRARQSRPDVILLDALMPGMDGFEVARRLKADFATQHIPIVFMTGLTETEHVVAAFAAGGADYVTKPIRPAEVLARIAAHMQNARQMKQARTALDAFGQATVAVRSADSRIVWQTPLARGLLNTYFGNPETVAPEELLNWIAAAHRARCEAREPGSLLQAEGSRRLLASFHDQTGDDEWLVVLREEYDASAIESLIAAFRLTQREAEVLYWVVQGKTSNDIGDILGNSPRTVNKHLEHVFEKLGVETRTSAANMALGKMRGA
- a CDS encoding response regulator, coding for MGISNHSPVQRIIKVRRDYNTWVANETLEDYALRFTPRSFRNWSEMRVANTAFGAASFLVLEAVGATMLVNAGFINAFWAILATGLIIFLIGLPISVTAARQGLDMDLLTRGAGFGYIGSTITSLIYASFTFIFFALEAAIMAYALELAFGIPPNWGYLICALVVIPLVTHGVTAISRLQAWTQPIWIVMLILPYAFVLIEEPEALGGLWQYAGANGQGAGFDPQLFGAALTVGIALVTQMGEQVDYLRFMPEKTPANTRRWWFGVVVGGPGWVVPGILKMLGGALLAWLALRNAVPVDKAVDPNQMYLIGFSHVFDNTTLAIAATAIFVIVSQLKINVTNAYAGSLAWSNFFARLTHSHPGRVVWVVFNTLIALLLMELNVFQALGQVLGLYSNIAISWMAAVVADLVINKPLGLSPPGIEFKRSNLYDINPVGVGAMTIASLLSIAAFVGLLGPQVQPFASFVALGSAFIISPLIAWATGGRYYLVWPQAMTAPGNVAVNAGKCSICERDYEGEDMAFCPAYQGSICSLCCTLDARCHDLCKPDANLTAQWNGVLHRLLPTAARPYLDSGLGHYLLLMAGIVPVLALVLGVLYTHELLALETHQVVLISALQDSFIKAFAALLLLSGVGAWWMVLTQKSREVAQEESNRQTQLLIQEIESHQRTDEALQKAKRAADLANQAKSRYITAISHELRTPLNSILGYAQILDADESVPPHRKQAVSVIRKSGDHLLSVIEGTLDIARIEGGKLTLEVKALDFPGFMQQIVGMFELQARNKGLSFFYQTSGELPAMVRADERRLRQILINVLGNAVKFTVRGRVMFKIEYRREMAVFDISDSGPGIPDADLERIFEPFERGSNAQASGSGVGLTIARMLTNLMGGEMQVSSTPGEGTRFRIRLFLPQVHSAQAASELPRLNRVGYVGVRQRILVVDNQKVDRDMLQSVLDPLGFIVEQVASGEECLEAIPHFAPHLIFMDLGMPGIDGWETIRRIRRGQLTDAHIAILSANAFDKGLENDAGVAAEDFIVKPLQVHELLTWVGHKLNLEWVIAVTPEPAPTSAPAPPLVAPDRAHLAALNELIGLGYLRGILNKLAEIERLDPQHGEFVRVLRDLARQFQFDAMSELLRKMHESAG